In Sphingomonas sp. LR60, the following are encoded in one genomic region:
- a CDS encoding phosphoketolase family protein: MTTAVLPHQSFVQNLPCRQGPLAPDMLRRMDAYWRAANYLSVGQIYLRDNAMLDRALTIADVKPRLLGHWGTTPGLNFLYVHLNRLIVEHDLDMINSIGPGHGGPGLVAHTYLEGSYTERYPAIERSRSGMHRLFRQFSWPGGIPSHVAPETPGSIHEGGELGYSLAHAYGAAFDNPDLLVACVIGDGEAETGALAASWHSNKFLNPARDGAVLPILHLNGFKIANPTILARIDHDELEALLRGYGHEPIFVEGSDPQVVHQQLAVALDDALAQIKAIQAAARVEGAKPARPRWPMIVFRTPKGWTGPKVVDGKPVEGTWRAHQVPIADLKDPEHLGQLEAWMRSYRPEELFDANGKFLDEYASLAPTGHRRMGSNPHANGGELLAPLSLPDFRTYAVPVAAPGQVDAPATRVLGTYLRDVMKLNMGSVNFRLFGPDETASNRLADVYDVTSKVWMVDIEPVDENLSPDGRVMEVLSEHLCQGWLEGYLLTGRHGLFSCYEAFVHIVDLDGQPARQVVEGHQGHPVAPADRLAQLRADVACLAPGS; the protein is encoded by the coding sequence ATGACCACCGCAGTCCTTCCACATCAAAGCTTCGTCCAGAATTTGCCGTGTCGGCAGGGGCCGCTGGCACCGGACATGCTGCGGCGGATGGACGCCTATTGGCGCGCGGCCAACTATCTGTCGGTCGGCCAGATCTACCTGCGCGACAATGCGATGCTCGACCGGGCGCTGACCATTGCCGACGTGAAGCCGCGGCTGCTCGGACATTGGGGGACGACGCCGGGGCTGAACTTCCTCTACGTCCACCTCAACCGGCTAATCGTCGAGCATGATCTCGACATGATAAACAGCATCGGTCCAGGGCATGGCGGCCCCGGGCTGGTGGCACACACCTATCTCGAGGGATCGTACACCGAACGCTATCCCGCGATCGAGCGCAGCCGCAGCGGCATGCACCGCCTGTTCCGTCAATTCTCCTGGCCGGGCGGAATTCCGAGCCATGTCGCGCCTGAGACGCCCGGCTCGATCCACGAGGGCGGCGAGCTGGGCTATTCGCTCGCGCACGCCTATGGCGCGGCGTTCGACAATCCCGATCTGCTCGTCGCGTGCGTGATCGGCGACGGCGAGGCGGAAACCGGCGCGCTGGCAGCGAGCTGGCATTCCAACAAGTTCCTGAACCCCGCACGTGACGGCGCGGTGCTGCCGATCCTGCACCTCAACGGCTTCAAGATCGCGAACCCGACGATTCTCGCGCGGATCGACCATGACGAGCTTGAAGCCCTGCTGCGCGGCTACGGGCACGAGCCGATCTTCGTCGAGGGCAGCGACCCGCAAGTGGTTCACCAGCAACTGGCGGTCGCGCTCGATGACGCGTTGGCGCAGATCAAGGCGATCCAGGCCGCGGCGCGCGTCGAAGGCGCGAAGCCGGCGCGCCCGCGCTGGCCGATGATCGTGTTCCGGACGCCGAAGGGCTGGACGGGGCCGAAGGTCGTCGACGGCAAGCCCGTGGAGGGAACATGGCGCGCACACCAGGTGCCAATCGCCGATTTAAAGGATCCCGAGCATCTGGGACAGCTTGAGGCGTGGATGCGGAGCTACCGGCCGGAAGAACTGTTCGATGCGAACGGCAAGTTCCTCGACGAATACGCGTCGCTCGCCCCGACCGGACATCGGCGGATGGGATCGAACCCGCATGCTAATGGCGGCGAGCTGCTGGCGCCGTTGTCGCTGCCAGACTTCCGTACTTACGCCGTGCCGGTCGCCGCGCCGGGGCAGGTCGATGCGCCCGCGACGCGTGTGCTGGGTACGTATCTACGCGACGTGATGAAGCTCAACATGGGCAGCGTGAACTTCCGCCTGTTCGGTCCCGACGAGACCGCCTCCAACCGGCTCGCCGATGTGTACGATGTCACGAGCAAGGTCTGGATGGTCGATATCGAGCCGGTCGACGAGAATTTGTCGCCTGACGGCCGGGTGATGGAGGTGCTCAGCGAGCATCTCTGCCAAGGCTGGCTCGAGGGCTATCTGCTAACCGGCCGGCACGGGCTGTTCTCGTGCTACGAGGCGTTCGTCCACATCGTCGATCTCGATGGTCAACCAGCACGCCAAGTGGTTGAAGGTCACCAAGGGCATCCCGTGGCGCCGGCCGATCGCCTCGCTCAATTACGTGCTGACGTCGCATGTCTGGCGCCAGGATCATAA
- a CDS encoding NAD(P)H-dependent oxidoreductase — MSVQEQIVAREARHAVILCHPDPHSFNRAIADRYCEEVHAAGQDVVLRDLYAMHFDPVLQAAERPTLPNPIRFGDVTAERNILWGCDVFVLIYPIWFGSPPAMMKGYVERVFGAGVSPHNVREQTRGDLLGDKRLLSFTTSAMSGPWLAQEGQELGLSAVFDDYIVHAFGMHSREHKRFALITGKTGRNTAATYLCDVAQQAQRTCAQIAFGEEALRRDPQLARRFSR; from the coding sequence ATGAGCGTGCAGGAACAGATCGTCGCTCGAGAGGCGCGACACGCGGTCATTCTGTGCCACCCCGATCCACACAGCTTCAATCGCGCGATCGCCGATCGTTATTGCGAGGAGGTCCACGCTGCCGGCCAGGACGTCGTCCTGCGCGACCTCTACGCCATGCACTTTGATCCAGTCCTACAGGCAGCCGAGCGGCCTACCCTGCCTAATCCGATCCGGTTTGGTGACGTGACCGCCGAACGCAACATCCTGTGGGGATGCGACGTGTTCGTGCTGATCTATCCAATCTGGTTCGGGTCCCCGCCGGCGATGATGAAGGGCTATGTCGAGCGAGTGTTCGGTGCCGGCGTTTCGCCGCATAATGTGCGCGAGCAAACGCGCGGCGACCTCCTCGGCGACAAGCGGCTTCTCAGTTTCACGACGTCGGCAATGTCTGGCCCCTGGCTCGCCCAGGAAGGGCAAGAGCTGGGGCTGAGCGCCGTCTTCGACGACTATATCGTCCACGCCTTCGGCATGCACTCGCGCGAGCACAAACGGTTCGCGCTGATTACAGGTAAGACCGGGCGAAACACCGCCGCCACCTACCTGTGTGACGTGGCGCAACAGGCACAACGGACTTGCGCGCAGATTGCCTTCGGCGAGGAGGCGCTACGGCGGGACCCCCAGCTCGCGCGCCGGTTCTCACGATGA
- a CDS encoding DUF3489 domain-containing protein yields the protein MTNLSDTQRVLLSGAAQRDNGSLLPLPASLRPGGGVTKALSALLNRGFTEERETNDPAAIRRTDDDTRYGVFITESGTAAIGIEASEKAGLVAGATASSTAPPSTPRTSKINAVVVLLSRADGATLSELIEATGWLPHTTRAALTGLRKKGHEIDRGKRAGATCYRIVAAA from the coding sequence ATGACCAACCTCAGCGACACACAACGCGTCCTGCTCTCGGGTGCAGCGCAGCGCGACAACGGCAGCCTTCTCCCGCTCCCCGCATCGCTCCGGCCCGGCGGCGGCGTCACCAAGGCGCTCAGCGCTTTGTTGAATCGCGGTTTCACTGAAGAGCGGGAGACGAACGACCCTGCAGCGATCCGCCGCACCGATGATGACACCCGCTACGGCGTCTTCATCACGGAATCTGGTACGGCCGCAATCGGCATTGAGGCCTCGGAGAAAGCGGGTTTGGTCGCAGGCGCGACTGCTTCATCCACCGCGCCTCCTTCGACGCCGCGCACGAGCAAGATCAACGCGGTTGTTGTTCTCCTATCGCGCGCCGACGGTGCCACGCTGTCCGAGCTCATCGAGGCAACCGGATGGCTGCCGCACACCACACGCGCAGCGCTGACAGGATTGCGGAAGAAGGGTCACGAAATCGACCGTGGCAAGCGCGCTGGTGCGACCTGCTACCGCATCGTGGCAGCGGCGTGA
- a CDS encoding recombinase family protein: MKTIRCAIYTRKSSDEGLEQSFNSLDAQREACAAYILSQASEGWTELPDIYDDGGLSGGTLERPALRRLLADVAAGRIDTIVVYKVDRLTRSLFDFAKLVETFDKAGTSFVSVTQSFNTTTSMGRLTLNMLLSFAQFEREVTAERIRDKITASKARGMWMGGIPPLGYAPNGRSLTIVEEHAALIRDLFARHLRLGSVPRLEAELLADGISTPKRITLNGRPLGGGRFTRGQLYAILKNVIYTGRIAHRGVIHPGQHDAIIDEATFDAVQVSLASNVRGERPRTRAANPSLLAGRIVDTAGEPLLATHAVKGMVRHRYYVSQALHHGRSDVGVRLPAREIEGLVLAQLGNFLADPLALAATSGFDLTLDEMTGFHDRCASLSGALVGRHSPVLMQLLRKVEVARHEVTLHLHAEALTRLLEATRAPDAPATISLTCAARLTRSGRALRLVQARETLPAGTPDRALVRLIAQARRWWAVLRAGDINTSELAKREGITPSYLTRVVRLAFLAPDITDAILAGRQRIGITVGRLTLGEPLPADWHAQKALMLQAPANRSC; this comes from the coding sequence ATGAAGACGATCCGCTGCGCCATTTACACGCGCAAGTCATCCGATGAGGGGCTGGAGCAAAGCTTCAACAGCCTGGATGCGCAGCGCGAGGCATGTGCGGCCTACATCCTCTCGCAAGCCAGCGAAGGCTGGACGGAGCTTCCCGACATCTACGATGACGGCGGTCTGTCTGGCGGCACGCTCGAGCGCCCTGCCCTGCGGCGTTTGCTCGCCGATGTGGCCGCAGGACGGATCGACACCATCGTTGTCTACAAGGTAGACCGCCTGACCCGCTCGCTGTTCGACTTCGCTAAACTCGTGGAGACGTTCGACAAGGCCGGTACGAGCTTCGTGTCGGTGACGCAGTCGTTCAACACCACAACCAGCATGGGGCGACTGACGCTCAACATGCTGCTGTCGTTTGCCCAGTTCGAACGCGAGGTTACCGCCGAACGGATCCGCGACAAGATCACGGCGTCGAAAGCACGTGGCATGTGGATGGGCGGTATTCCGCCGCTCGGCTATGCGCCGAACGGCCGCAGCCTTACTATCGTCGAGGAGCATGCCGCACTCATTCGCGACCTGTTTGCACGACACCTGCGGCTCGGAAGCGTGCCGCGGCTCGAAGCCGAGCTGCTGGCTGACGGGATCAGCACACCAAAGCGGATCACCCTTAACGGCAGGCCGCTTGGCGGCGGCAGGTTTACGCGCGGGCAGCTCTACGCGATCCTGAAAAACGTCATCTATACCGGCCGCATCGCACACCGCGGTGTCATCCATCCCGGCCAGCACGACGCCATCATCGATGAAGCCACGTTCGACGCAGTACAGGTCTCACTGGCATCGAATGTACGCGGCGAGCGGCCCCGTACACGCGCCGCCAACCCCAGCCTGCTTGCCGGCAGGATCGTCGATACGGCCGGCGAACCGCTGCTCGCAACCCACGCCGTGAAGGGCATGGTGCGGCATCGCTACTACGTCAGTCAGGCGCTGCACCATGGGCGCAGTGACGTCGGCGTGCGGCTGCCCGCGCGTGAAATCGAAGGGCTTGTTCTGGCGCAGCTCGGCAACTTCCTTGCCGATCCGCTGGCACTCGCGGCAACATCTGGGTTCGACCTGACCTTGGACGAAATGACCGGCTTTCACGATCGCTGCGCTTCGTTAAGCGGCGCGCTGGTTGGCCGCCATTCGCCGGTGTTGATGCAACTTCTTCGCAAGGTCGAGGTCGCAAGGCATGAGGTGACGCTCCACCTCCACGCCGAAGCGTTGACCCGTCTGCTTGAAGCCACGCGTGCGCCTGATGCTCCGGCGACGATCTCGTTGACCTGCGCGGCGCGCCTGACCCGCTCCGGTCGCGCGCTGCGGCTGGTGCAGGCAAGGGAGACGCTGCCAGCCGGAACGCCGGACCGTGCGCTGGTCCGGCTGATCGCTCAGGCGCGACGTTGGTGGGCGGTGCTGCGCGCCGGCGACATCAACACGAGCGAGCTCGCAAAGCGCGAGGGCATCACTCCTTCCTATCTCACCCGGGTGGTGCGCCTCGCCTTCCTGGCGCCGGACATCACCGACGCAATCCTGGCAGGGCGACAGCGCATCGGGATCACCGTTGGCAGGCTCACCCTCGGTGAGCCGCTGCCCGCCGACTGGCATGCGCAGAAGGCACTAATGTTGCAGGCTCCCGCTAACCGGAGCTGCTAG
- the terL gene encoding phage terminase large subunit, whose translation MYRAIVQRSLGDFHKEAFRMLHGGETLVPGQHIDAMVHVLEQLALGTINRLVINLPPRHGKSELISGSFAAWLLGNDPKAKVTIVSYGDALSIPLVDKARSIVRDARFRYFFPHTIIKRGKDRSDHFEVTGGGGVRAASKNGAMTGLGTHFMIVDDFHKAGESLSPVERERAIETFRTTFFNRFDNLADSRLVIVQQRIHEDDLAGWALRTGEWHHLNLPAIAEQDEDIPLPRGRVWHRRKGDVLAPALAPRAYLEEQRLLMGARNFGAQFQQNPVVADGGLIDLDWFGQYDERPPRIFFHKVVQSWDPAITERITADYSVGMTWGFRDGDWYLLDVIRIQAAFTTLTERVIAWHRHWRADALIIEGASIGIALYQQVKAANLPGALRCPTPTSSKVDRLAGHTVQLQSGGFLLPASAEWLPALRHELQAFPDGRNDDQVDALTQFLEFTFDNRVWVDAKFDGNGRRIRPSRPNRSSRFYDGDVPSAASW comes from the coding sequence ATGTACCGCGCGATTGTCCAGCGCTCGCTCGGTGACTTCCACAAGGAGGCGTTCCGCATGCTGCACGGGGGCGAGACGCTCGTCCCCGGTCAGCATATCGACGCGATGGTCCACGTGCTCGAGCAACTCGCACTCGGTACGATCAACCGGCTCGTCATCAACCTGCCGCCGCGCCATGGCAAGTCGGAGCTGATCTCGGGCTCGTTCGCCGCATGGCTGCTGGGCAATGACCCTAAAGCCAAGGTGACGATCGTAAGCTACGGCGATGCCTTGTCGATCCCGCTCGTCGACAAAGCGCGCTCGATCGTGAGGGATGCGCGCTTCCGCTATTTCTTCCCGCACACCATCATCAAGCGCGGCAAGGACCGCAGCGACCATTTCGAGGTGACCGGGGGCGGGGGCGTCCGCGCCGCCTCCAAGAACGGTGCCATGACCGGGCTTGGCACTCACTTCATGATCGTGGACGACTTCCACAAGGCGGGAGAAAGTCTGTCGCCTGTCGAGCGCGAGCGTGCCATCGAGACGTTTCGTACGACCTTCTTCAACCGGTTCGACAACCTCGCCGACAGTCGGCTGGTGATCGTGCAGCAGCGGATTCACGAGGACGATCTTGCCGGCTGGGCGCTACGTACCGGGGAATGGCATCACCTCAACCTGCCGGCCATCGCTGAGCAGGACGAAGATATACCGCTTCCTCGCGGTCGAGTCTGGCACCGCCGTAAGGGGGACGTTCTCGCACCGGCCCTGGCCCCGCGTGCATATCTCGAGGAGCAGCGGCTGCTCATGGGCGCACGCAATTTCGGTGCGCAGTTCCAGCAGAACCCCGTCGTTGCCGATGGTGGGCTCATCGATCTCGACTGGTTCGGACAATATGACGAGCGCCCGCCGCGCATCTTCTTCCACAAGGTGGTGCAGAGCTGGGATCCGGCGATCACCGAACGGATCACCGCGGATTATTCCGTGGGCATGACCTGGGGATTTCGCGATGGCGACTGGTACCTGCTTGATGTGATCCGCATCCAGGCCGCTTTCACCACGTTGACCGAGCGGGTGATCGCCTGGCATCGCCATTGGCGAGCGGACGCCTTGATCATCGAAGGTGCATCCATCGGCATCGCGCTCTACCAGCAGGTGAAAGCGGCAAACCTGCCTGGCGCGCTGCGATGTCCGACCCCCACCAGCTCGAAAGTCGATCGACTGGCCGGACACACGGTGCAGTTGCAGAGCGGCGGCTTTCTTTTGCCCGCGAGCGCCGAGTGGCTTCCAGCGCTGCGGCATGAGCTTCAGGCCTTTCCCGACGGGCGCAACGACGATCAGGTCGATGCGCTCACGCAATTCCTGGAGTTTACCTTTGACAATCGCGTGTGGGTGGATGCGAAGTTCGACGGTAACGGTCGAAGGATCCGGCCGTCGCGACCGAACCGGTCATCTCGCTTCTATGACGGCGATGTCCCATCCGCCGCATCCTGGTAG